From Phycisphaerae bacterium, a single genomic window includes:
- a CDS encoding FecR family protein, whose amino-acid sequence MPQEVRTAVAGHLEHCVACRRDYERSKLVLGILKANHCLAAESEGAEVSHILSRDRVDLNWQYILARIRESEGCGNLIARDWFSGVRKLAVAACILIGVLSLAFVFFAGRQTPAERGSPLAGAGSRDGIRIELLSDQGRVFLNPDSEIHIEDGQSRTLFLNERHRMVLAGGTVLRVRPLTADSRLGCMVQLDAGRILANVRHDGNPFVVATAHGKAVITGTTFDVQVTDHATTLIVAEGSVRFESQASTVQVGAGYLSRITQTSGALVASAPVTCDAYRLTHWALETKPETFAATTTRRLPDRSEVDLLAGGEEVRLEDIDYQEWVEKNRSWFQQQFPEVFRLEGALANEGIEVDYPELLLGSGLLLEFEYPPAQQERLVAPATNRLIALAAGYGFDSQWTISKLSLSSAVAGLQEPELLRSSVEAFATWRDTLRAAEKTGKRITPTTELVPFQKNIFNICDLATCA is encoded by the coding sequence ATGCCTCAGGAAGTGCGGACCGCGGTGGCGGGCCACCTGGAGCATTGTGTTGCATGCAGACGCGACTATGAACGAAGCAAACTTGTCTTGGGCATTCTGAAGGCAAACCACTGCTTGGCAGCGGAATCCGAAGGTGCGGAAGTTTCCCATATACTGAGCCGGGACCGAGTGGACCTCAATTGGCAGTATATCCTGGCACGAATCCGGGAATCGGAAGGGTGTGGAAACCTGATTGCGAGGGATTGGTTCTCAGGCGTCAGAAAGCTTGCTGTGGCTGCCTGCATACTTATCGGTGTCTTGTCGCTTGCTTTTGTGTTCTTTGCAGGCCGCCAAACACCTGCCGAGCGGGGGTCTCCCCTGGCTGGAGCAGGCTCGCGTGACGGCATTCGCATTGAGCTGTTGTCCGATCAAGGGCGGGTCTTTTTGAATCCGGACTCTGAAATCCACATAGAGGATGGCCAGAGCAGAACGCTTTTTCTCAATGAGCGGCACCGGATGGTCCTTGCCGGCGGTACAGTTCTCCGCGTCAGGCCGTTGACGGCGGACAGCCGGCTGGGCTGTATGGTGCAACTCGATGCCGGCCGGATACTTGCCAACGTTCGGCATGATGGGAATCCCTTTGTTGTGGCGACCGCCCATGGCAAGGCGGTCATCACTGGCACGACTTTTGATGTACAAGTTACAGATCATGCCACGACCCTTATTGTTGCCGAAGGCTCAGTGCGATTCGAATCCCAGGCAAGTACGGTTCAAGTAGGTGCCGGCTATCTGTCCCGAATTACCCAAACGTCCGGCGCACTCGTGGCGTCGGCCCCCGTCACCTGCGATGCATACAGATTAACGCACTGGGCCCTTGAGACCAAACCTGAGACATTCGCCGCCACAACCACCCGAAGACTCCCGGACCGCTCCGAGGTGGATCTATTGGCCGGCGGTGAAGAGGTTCGTCTGGAGGATATAGATTACCAAGAGTGGGTGGAGAAGAACCGTTCATGGTTCCAGCAGCAGTTTCCAGAGGTTTTCCGGTTAGAAGGTGCTTTGGCCAACGAGGGAATCGAGGTGGACTACCCCGAACTCCTACTGGGCAGCGGGCTCCTGTTAGAATTCGAGTATCCGCCAGCCCAACAAGAACGGCTTGTCGCTCCTGCAACGAATCGTCTAATCGCGCTTGCTGCCGGGTACGGTTTTGACAGCCAGTGGACCATAAGTAAGCTGAGTCTGTCGTCAGCGGTAGCAGGTTTGCAGGAGCCGGAGCTCTTGAGGAGTAGCGTAGAAGCCTTCGCCACATGGCGAGACACCCTCCGTGCCGCGGAAAAAACCGGCAAACGCATTACTCCGACGACCGAACTAGTGCCGTTTCAAAAAAATATTTTTAATATTTGCGATTTGGCGACTTGCGCC
- a CDS encoding type II secretion system protein has product MRSLRRFWNTADPGFTLVELLIVMALIAMVVVTAIPRSSRSDEHLNVESMVLNLRENARYAINLASDSGRPVRFVVCDTKRYYSIEIAADSQAEVFAPVEGLLRVYPEDVLTLQTNGFQDLGGKQCLIFSPRTDWPIAELTILGANCGKRLKIQGIYSEVEDLEL; this is encoded by the coding sequence ATGAGATCGTTGCGCAGATTTTGGAATACAGCGGATCCTGGCTTCACGCTTGTGGAATTACTGATCGTCATGGCTTTGATAGCAATGGTGGTGGTCACGGCAATTCCCCGCTCAAGTAGAAGCGATGAGCATCTGAATGTAGAGAGCATGGTCCTGAATCTGCGGGAGAACGCACGTTACGCAATCAATCTGGCCTCTGATTCAGGGCGGCCGGTCCGTTTTGTGGTTTGTGACACAAAGAGGTACTACAGCATCGAAATAGCGGCTGATTCCCAAGCGGAAGTCTTTGCCCCTGTCGAAGGTCTGCTGCGGGTCTATCCTGAAGACGTGCTAACTTTACAGACCAACGGCTTCCAAGACCTGGGAGGCAAGCAATGCCTGATCTTCTCGCCGCGTACAGACTGGCCCATAGCCGAGCTTACGATCTTGGGCGCAAACTGTGGCAAGCGGTTGAAGATCCAGGGAATATACAGCGAAGTAGAGGACCTGGAGTTATGA
- a CDS encoding prepilin-type N-terminal cleavage/methylation domain-containing protein — translation MATDMRQTSRGFTLTEILLAMLIASILVLGISAAYQQAHRVWVRTEQNRPLYADARMIVETLRTELSCLYMPPVEEDQEKVFVLATEPDGRIEMVFYTQAPGYLSAVGAGRIAKVRYCFDRDPQTGETALLRSEQECAGEKVIGQEVSSVMAKRLASFKLWSYVPAGSSGDADWRQSYASAEQAPKAIRVTFKWAADQSVPDKEFTTAIVVPCQASLQHP, via the coding sequence TTGGCCACTGATATGCGGCAAACAAGCAGAGGTTTTACCCTGACAGAGATACTGCTGGCGATGCTCATCGCCAGTATCCTGGTCCTTGGTATCAGTGCCGCCTACCAGCAAGCGCACCGGGTCTGGGTACGCACAGAACAAAATCGGCCCCTCTACGCAGACGCTCGCATGATTGTGGAAACACTCAGAACGGAGTTGTCCTGCCTCTACATGCCGCCTGTCGAAGAAGACCAAGAGAAGGTGTTTGTGCTCGCTACGGAACCTGACGGCAGGATCGAGATGGTGTTTTACACGCAGGCCCCCGGTTACCTTAGCGCCGTCGGAGCCGGACGCATTGCCAAGGTGCGATACTGCTTCGACCGCGATCCACAGACCGGTGAGACAGCATTACTTAGATCCGAGCAGGAGTGTGCGGGCGAGAAGGTGATTGGACAAGAGGTCTCCAGCGTTATGGCTAAACGGCTCGCCAGCTTCAAACTGTGGTCCTATGTTCCTGCGGGAAGCTCAGGCGACGCAGATTGGCGGCAGTCCTATGCGTCTGCAGAACAAGCGCCCAAAGCCATCAGGGTTACGTTCAAATGGGCCGCCGATCAGAGCGTTCCGGACAAAGAATTTACAACTGCAATTGTAGTGCCTTGCCAGGCATCCTTGCAGCACCCTTAG